The Anolis sagrei isolate rAnoSag1 chromosome Y, rAnoSag1.mat, whole genome shotgun sequence genome contains a region encoding:
- the LOC137095439 gene encoding MICAL-like protein 2, which translates to MAAIQALQQWCKQQCQGYKDVNITNMTTSFRDGLAFCAILHRHRPDLIDFSSLRKENVYENNKLAFKVAETELGIPALLDAEDMVALKVPDRLSILTYVSQYYNYFHGRSPIGGMAGVKRSPSNASEEPAGKKVISEPEKPAPAKPSPAYMPPEPKTIPALKGKENAPVEARQRILAENTNLRTSNCTICGGHVHLVQRLLMDGKLYHRSCFRCKQCSSTLKPGNFKAGKDPGTFICNGHEQSNLHHASPVNQRTAIGENKTTGLLPTSGSRLKGFESKMPEPETPKPSQAPQRHDALKAPGKEPADLRNHKSGSEASNPNSRWSDLNMGNKSGRSESSVASPAPSHWTPTAAKTQQAREKFFQASVPSADKKEPTKSQGTPLNPSQVAGKTSFPQPGSNAGNNEKERARNILMNVLPAPPMSTNKLPNLSTTSGKAPPSPLQHLETKNVPTSEISKPVGRLSATEKPQRDPLGTSPVSNSSAKNPGNRAEIGSATQNSFKAQYNGPKADSGHKADFKATKVGGITAVEEKSESPAEWRSRLKPVANKISDRRDARPVPKPAEIHKTVVNVSVRPMPEDQKPVIPPAIQETAPSPNSLPKKKLLVPQVDLSSGWQKTKQPWDGPQTNQKLEVPGPPKVAVAPVRPSSPKISQKHPNKQVVSPSKRHPDYIPEEKIQTEVRQIEKQLDRLELQGVDLEKQLRGCEGDEREDALMVEWFKLIHEKQLLLRRESELMHKMNQQKLEEKQWDIETELRTLMSKSDFVKTSKERKREEELLKLYVETVNDRNKIVEDLDEDRLREQEEDEVLAAMIQRLDGPRNTQESEKKKPKFGLFKLWLN; encoded by the exons AGACTTCAGTTCTCTCCGCAAAGAAAATGTCTACGAAAACAACAAACTG GCTTTTAAAGTAGCAGAGACGGAGCTGGGAATCCCAGCTTTACTGGATGCCGAAGACATGGTGGCCCTGAAAGTGCCGGATCGGCTGAGCATCCTTACTTACGTCTCTCAATATTATAACTATTTCCATGGAAGGTCCCCTA TTGGAGGGATGGCGGGGGTCAAGCGCTCTCCTTCCAACGCCAGTGAGGAACCTGCAGGGAAAAAAGTTATTTCTGAGCCGGAGAAGCCTGCGCCTGCCAAGCCGTCCCCAGCTTACATGCCGCCTGAGCCCAAGACAATCCCAGccttgaaggggaaggaaaacgCTCCTGTGGAAGCA aGACAACGGATCTTGGCCGAAAACACCAATCTGCGAACCAGCAACTGCACAATCTGCGGAGGCCACGTCCACTTGGTGCAGAGACTCCTGATGGATGGGAAGCTTTATCATCGGAGCTGCTTCAG GTGCAAACAGTGCTCCAGCACCCTCAAACCTGGAAACTTCAAAGCTGGGAAGGACCCGGGGACTTTTATCTGCAATGGACACGAACAATCGAATCTCCACCATGCCTCGCCTGTTAACCAAAGGACTGCCATTGGAGAGAATAAAACAACTGGTCTCCTTCCTACTTCAGGGAGCCGTTTGAAAGGGTTCGAATCCAAGATGCCTGAGCCGGAAACTCCGAAGCCAAGCCAGGCTCCTCAAAGGCATGATGCTTTGAAAGCACCAGGAAAAGAACCCGCAGATTTGCGGAATCATAAGTCTGGCTCGGAAGCTTCTAATCCTAATTCACGTTGGTCGGACTTGAATATGGGGAATAAATCGGGTCGCAGTGAAAGTTCGGTCGCTTCCCCAGCCCCTTCCCATTGGACACCAACGGCAGCCAAAACGCAGCAAGCCAGGGAGAAATTTTTCCAGGCATCAGTTCCATCTGCAGACAAAAAAGAACCAACAAAAAGTCAAGGCACTCCGTTAAATCCTTCCCAGGTAGCTGGGAAGACGTCCTTTCCTCAACCAGGGTCCAATGCAGGCAATAACGAAAAGGAACGAGCGCGGAATATCCTTATGAATGTGTTACCGGCACCACCGATGTCGACCAACAAGCTTCCGAATTTGAGCACCACCAG TGGCAAAGCACCTCCTTCACCTTTGCAGCATCTTGAGACCAAGAACGTCCCAACTAGTGAAATCTCAAAGCCTGTGGGTCGGCTCTCGGCCACAGAGAAGCCACAGAGGGATCCTTTGGGAACTTCACCTGTGTCCAATTCTTCAGCCAAAAACCCTGGAAACCGAGCGGAGATCGGGTCAGCCACCCAGAACAGCTTCAAGGCTCAGTACAATGGACCCAAAGCTGACTCTGGGCACAAAGCAGACTTTAAGGCTACTAAAG TGGGAGGAATAACTGCTGTGGAAGAGAAATCGGAGAGCCCTGCAGAGTGGAGGTCGAGATTGAAACCGGTGGCCAACAA GATCTCAGACCGTCGTGATGCCAGGCCGGTCCCTAAACCTGCAGAAATCCACAAAACGGTGGTCAACGTCTCCGTGAGACCCATGCCAGAGGACCAGAAGCCAGTGATCCCACCAGCCATTCAGGAAACTG CGCCCTCGCCCAAttctcttccaaagaagaaaCTCTTGGTGCCTCAAGTGGATCTTTCCAGCGGGTGGCAGAAAACCAAGCAACCATGGGATGGTCCCCAAACAAACCAAAAGCTGGAGGTACCAGGTCCCCCCAAAGTTGCAGTTGCACCTG TCAGACCCTCCTCTCCCAAAATCTCCCAGAAGCATCCAAACAAACAAGTGGTGTCTCCATCAAAg CGCCATCCAGACTACATTCCGGAGGAAAAGATCCAGACCGAGGTCCGGCAGATTGAGAAGCAACTGGACCGGCTGGAGCTCCAAGGAGTAGACCTGGAGAAGCAGCTGCGAGGCTGCGAGGGAG ACGAAAGGGAGGATGCGCTGATGGTGGAATGGTTCAAACTGATCCATGAGAAACAGCTCTTGCTGAGACGGGAGTCGGAGCTGATGCACAA GATGAATCAACAGAAGCTGGAGGAGAAGCAGTGGGACATAGAGACGGAGCTGAGGACCCTCATGAGCAAGTCTG ATTTCGTAAAGACCTCCAAGGAGAGAAAGCGTGAAGAAGAGCTGCTCAAGTTGTACGTGGAGACTGTCAATGACCGGAACAAGATTGTGGAGGACCTGGATGAAGACCGGCTCag gGAACAGGAGGAAGATGAGGTTTTGGCCGCCATGATCCAGAGGCTTG ATGGACCACGCAACACCCAGGAAAGtgaaaaaaagaaacccaaatTTGGCTTATTCAAACTATGGCTGAATTAA